One Paracidovorax avenae ATCC 19860 genomic region harbors:
- a CDS encoding methionine ABC transporter permease: MFENFTEMMLELFATSLWETLVMVGISGVVGALIGIPLGVFLRLTDRGGVLENGPVNKTVGWIVNAVRSTPFIILLVAIIPFTRLITGSSIGTAAAVVPLTIAAAPFVARLVEASLREVDPGLIEAAQAMGATTSQIVWKVLLPEALPGIVAGLTITFVSLTGYSAMAGAIGGGGLGDLGIRYGYQRFLPDIMLAVVVVLIFFVQAVQSLGDWAVRRLSHR; encoded by the coding sequence ATGTTCGAGAACTTTACGGAAATGATGCTGGAGCTGTTCGCCACCTCGCTGTGGGAGACGCTCGTCATGGTGGGCATCTCGGGCGTGGTCGGGGCGCTGATCGGCATCCCCCTGGGCGTGTTCCTGCGCCTGACCGACCGCGGCGGCGTGCTGGAGAACGGCCCCGTCAACAAGACCGTGGGCTGGATCGTGAACGCCGTGCGCTCCACGCCCTTCATCATCCTGCTGGTGGCCATCATCCCGTTCACGCGGCTGATCACCGGGTCGTCCATCGGCACTGCGGCGGCCGTGGTGCCGCTCACCATCGCCGCAGCGCCCTTCGTCGCCCGGCTGGTCGAGGCCTCGCTGCGCGAGGTGGACCCGGGCCTGATCGAGGCCGCCCAGGCCATGGGCGCGACCACGTCCCAGATCGTCTGGAAGGTGCTGCTGCCCGAGGCGCTGCCCGGCATCGTGGCCGGCCTGACAATCACCTTCGTCAGCCTGACCGGCTATTCGGCGATGGCGGGTGCCATCGGCGGCGGCGGGCTGGGCGACCTGGGCATCCGCTATGGCTACCAGCGGTTCCTGCCGGACATCATGCTGGCCGTGGTGGTCGTGCTGATCTTCTTCGTGCAGGCCGTTCAGAGTTTGGGCGACTGGGCGGTGCGCCGGTTGAGCCACCGCTGA
- a CDS encoding methionine ABC transporter ATP-binding protein gives MIDLRGITQIYQGPSGPVEALRGIDLHIQPGEVFGIIGRSGAGKSSLVRVINLLNRPTAGEVIVAGRDLTQLGDAELRAARRDIGMVFQHFNLLSSRTVFGNAALPLELAGMDKAAIRERVNPLLELVGLSHLADRYPAQISGGQKQRVGIARALASRPKVLLSDEATSALDPETTRSILALLRQVNEELGLTVVLITHQMQVVKQIADRVAVIDAGRIAEIGPVLDVFTRPRQPITKSLIDEIVPQELPASVLDHVRHLAAQLPEGETGELLRLSYSGERAYQPILSGLIREHRLDLSILHGQIDEIQRQTFGSLAVYASGEPPRLAAAVAQLRAQGVVVDEVKVEAGV, from the coding sequence ATGATCGACTTACGGGGCATCACCCAGATTTACCAGGGGCCTAGCGGTCCCGTGGAAGCCTTGCGGGGCATCGACCTGCACATCCAGCCGGGCGAAGTGTTCGGCATCATCGGGCGCAGCGGCGCGGGCAAGAGCTCGCTGGTGCGCGTCATCAACCTGCTCAACCGCCCCACGGCCGGCGAGGTGATCGTGGCGGGCCGTGATCTCACGCAACTCGGCGATGCCGAGCTGCGTGCCGCGCGGCGTGACATCGGCATGGTGTTCCAGCATTTCAACCTGCTGTCCTCGCGCACGGTGTTCGGCAATGCCGCGCTGCCGCTGGAACTGGCCGGCATGGACAAGGCCGCCATCCGCGAGCGCGTGAACCCCCTGCTCGAACTGGTGGGCCTGTCGCACCTCGCGGACCGCTATCCGGCGCAGATCAGCGGTGGGCAGAAGCAGCGCGTGGGCATCGCCCGGGCGCTGGCCAGCCGGCCGAAGGTGCTGCTCTCCGATGAGGCCACGTCGGCGCTGGATCCGGAAACCACGCGCTCCATCCTGGCCCTGCTGCGGCAGGTGAACGAAGAACTCGGCCTGACGGTGGTGCTCATCACCCACCAGATGCAGGTCGTCAAGCAGATCGCCGACCGGGTGGCCGTGATCGACGCCGGGCGCATCGCGGAAATCGGCCCCGTGCTGGACGTGTTCACGCGGCCCCGCCAGCCCATCACCAAGAGCCTGATCGACGAGATCGTCCCGCAGGAGCTGCCCGCCAGCGTGCTCGACCACGTGCGCCACCTGGCCGCGCAACTGCCCGAGGGCGAGACGGGCGAACTGCTGCGCCTGTCGTACTCGGGCGAGCGGGCCTACCAGCCGATCCTCTCCGGGCTGATCCGGGAGCATCGCCTGGACCTGTCCATCCTGCACGGTCAGATCGACGAGATCCAGCGCCAGACCTTCGGCTCCCTCGCGGTGTACGCGAGCGGCGAGCCCCCGCGCCTGGCGGCCGCCGTGGCGCAGTTGCGCGCCCAGGGCGTGGTGGTGGACGAAGTGAAAGTGGAAGCGGGAGTCTGA
- a CDS encoding helix-turn-helix transcriptional regulator: protein MDAPAICSATPCANPVERTPAAWPGPPMGCFRLDRSGTTHIGMVPVDTVTLWTGGACDVEMRCDGQRRSWRRTSGMVDLLPAGTVVSDVRWRGDAMECTWLHLDGALSPGRDGMPARTGVQDPHITDLLQRLQAEALAGMPLGAAYVQALALTLASYLRGRYGNGSGQGRPAASAGVPQLRGQWERLRLYIDEHIGQPISVAEMARTTGYSTHHFARLFRQSFQKSPHQYVIERRIERARQLLLDPGRSVADVAAECGFATQAHLSSAFRRRLGLTPGEFRAGRA from the coding sequence ATGGACGCCCCCGCCATCTGCTCCGCCACGCCCTGCGCGAACCCGGTGGAACGCACGCCCGCCGCATGGCCCGGCCCGCCCATGGGCTGCTTCCGGCTCGATCGGTCGGGCACCACGCACATCGGCATGGTGCCGGTGGACACGGTCACGCTCTGGACCGGAGGCGCCTGCGATGTCGAAATGCGCTGCGACGGCCAGCGCCGCAGCTGGCGCCGCACGAGCGGGATGGTGGATCTGCTGCCCGCGGGCACGGTGGTGAGCGACGTGCGCTGGCGGGGCGATGCCATGGAATGCACCTGGCTCCACCTGGACGGCGCCCTGTCGCCGGGCCGGGACGGGATGCCGGCACGCACCGGCGTGCAGGACCCGCACATCACCGACCTGTTGCAGCGGCTGCAGGCCGAGGCCCTAGCGGGCATGCCGTTGGGCGCGGCCTATGTGCAGGCCCTCGCGCTCACGCTGGCCAGCTACCTGCGCGGACGCTACGGGAATGGCTCCGGCCAAGGACGCCCGGCGGCATCCGCTGGCGTGCCGCAGTTGCGCGGGCAATGGGAGCGCCTGCGGCTCTACATCGACGAACACATCGGGCAGCCCATCTCCGTGGCCGAGATGGCGCGCACGACCGGCTACAGCACGCACCACTTCGCCCGGCTGTTCCGACAGTCTTTCCAGAAGTCGCCGCACCAGTACGTGATCGAGCGGCGCATCGAGCGGGCCAGGCAGTTGCTGCTCGACCCGGGCCGCTCCGTGGCGGACGTTGCCGCCGAGTGCGGGTTCGCCACCCAGGCCCACCTGAGCAGCGCATTCAGGCGCCGGCTGGGCCTCACGCCAGGCGAGTTCCGCGCGGGGCGGGCGTGA
- a CDS encoding hybrid sensor histidine kinase/response regulator → MSVPSPTHSDFLRTAGEMSERVRRHDWSSTPLGPMASWPEALRVAVQMVLASRFPKCLAWGPEMVSIYNDAFRVILGAKPEALGRSFYDVWAEAWETIGPLAERALAGDSVFLEDFPLVVRRQGYDEQAYFTFCYSPVCDGSGTVVGFMDTVVETTGKFLAQQRLQDLAATLEQQVADRTADRNRLWLLSDAMLVVTRLDGTIAAVNPAWQATLGYSEDETIGRRILTFIHDDEAVRVPGDVQRLAEAVRHQATLRFRHRNGADRWIDWTAVPGDGFVQAVGRDVTDERARTEALLQSQERVRHSQKMEAIGQLTGGIAHDFNNMLQGVVLPLQLIGQRHARGHMDDIPRYVEAGLSSARRAAALTQRLLAFSRRQPLDVRPVDVAASIRNLEPMLANTCGENTRLDIDVPAELWPVLTDVHQLESAVLNLAINARDAMPEGGRLRITGGNLGAAQALPPQEREALGLPPGDLVRLQVSDTGHGMSKEVLDLAFDPFFTTKPIGQGTGLGLSMIYGYMRQSGGAVALESEVGRGTCVSLYFPRSSEQVSGEAPAGLDSAEAGKRPDSVLVVEDDATVREFVCELLRDLGFQVMSARTGAEGMAMLSGAIHFDLLVSDVGLPGPNGRQVADFARERLPGILVLLMTGYAEQAAMDPGFLSTHRMELIVKPFDAQALVKKVLDMVGTPGH, encoded by the coding sequence GTCTCCATCTACAACGATGCCTTCCGCGTCATCCTGGGGGCCAAGCCGGAAGCGCTGGGCCGGTCTTTCTACGATGTCTGGGCCGAAGCGTGGGAGACAATCGGCCCGCTGGCCGAGCGCGCGCTCGCCGGGGATTCCGTGTTCCTGGAGGATTTCCCGCTGGTGGTGCGCCGCCAGGGCTACGACGAACAGGCCTACTTCACCTTCTGCTACAGCCCGGTCTGCGATGGCTCCGGCACCGTGGTGGGCTTCATGGACACGGTGGTCGAGACCACCGGCAAGTTCCTGGCCCAGCAGCGGCTGCAGGACCTGGCCGCCACGCTGGAGCAGCAGGTGGCCGACCGCACGGCCGACCGCAACCGGCTCTGGCTGCTGTCCGACGCCATGCTGGTCGTCACGCGGCTCGACGGCACCATCGCTGCCGTCAACCCCGCCTGGCAGGCCACGCTGGGCTACTCCGAGGACGAGACCATCGGCCGGCGCATCCTGACCTTCATCCACGACGATGAAGCAGTGCGCGTGCCGGGCGACGTGCAGCGCCTCGCCGAGGCCGTGCGCCACCAGGCCACGCTGCGCTTTCGCCACCGCAACGGCGCGGACCGCTGGATCGACTGGACGGCAGTGCCCGGCGACGGCTTCGTGCAGGCCGTGGGCCGCGACGTGACCGACGAGCGCGCCCGTACCGAGGCACTGCTGCAATCGCAGGAGCGCGTACGGCACAGCCAGAAGATGGAGGCGATCGGGCAGCTCACGGGCGGCATCGCGCACGACTTCAACAACATGCTGCAGGGCGTGGTGCTGCCCCTGCAGCTGATCGGCCAGCGCCATGCGCGCGGCCACATGGACGACATTCCCCGCTACGTGGAGGCCGGCCTGTCGTCGGCCCGGCGCGCCGCCGCCCTCACGCAGCGGCTGCTGGCCTTTTCGCGGCGCCAGCCGCTGGACGTGCGGCCCGTCGATGTCGCCGCATCCATCCGCAATCTCGAGCCCATGCTGGCCAATACCTGCGGCGAGAACACGCGGCTGGACATCGACGTCCCGGCAGAGCTCTGGCCCGTGCTCACCGACGTCCACCAGCTCGAGAGTGCGGTGCTCAACCTCGCCATCAACGCCCGCGACGCCATGCCCGAGGGGGGCCGGCTGCGCATCACCGGGGGCAACCTCGGCGCAGCGCAGGCGCTGCCGCCGCAGGAGCGCGAGGCGCTCGGGCTGCCGCCGGGCGACCTGGTGCGCCTGCAGGTGAGCGATACGGGGCACGGCATGTCCAAGGAGGTGCTGGACCTGGCCTTCGATCCTTTCTTCACCACCAAGCCGATCGGCCAGGGAACGGGGCTGGGGCTGTCGATGATCTACGGCTACATGCGCCAGTCGGGCGGCGCCGTGGCGCTGGAGAGCGAAGTGGGCCGCGGCACTTGCGTGTCGCTCTACTTCCCGCGCTCGTCCGAGCAGGTCAGCGGCGAGGCGCCGGCCGGGCTGGACAGCGCCGAGGCAGGCAAGCGTCCGGACTCCGTCCTGGTGGTGGAGGACGACGCCACCGTCCGCGAATTCGTCTGCGAACTGCTGCGCGACCTCGGCTTCCAGGTGATGTCGGCCCGCACGGGGGCCGAGGGCATGGCGATGCTGTCGGGCGCGATCCACTTCGACCTGCTGGTGTCGGACGTGGGGCTGCCCGGGCCCAACGGCCGGCAGGTGGCGGACTTCGCGCGCGAGCGCCTGCCCGGCATCCTGGTGCTGCTCATGACGGGCTATGCCGAGCAGGCGGCCATGGACCCCGGCTTCCTGTCCACCCACCGGATGGAGCTCATCGTCAAGCCCTTCGACGCCCAGGCGCTGGTCAAGAAGGTGCTGGACATGGTGGGCACGCCCGGCCACTGA